The Panicum virgatum strain AP13 chromosome 6K, P.virgatum_v5, whole genome shotgun sequence nucleotide sequence cacatgaattgataaccaattcaaatcatgtttgtcttggatttaaaacaactttcaattggatcaactaatgtccctaaaaatttataggaatatccgccataacaagaataataaaagtccagttgaggcctaagagagaaaatgaaagttgtcacatgaaatgacaagacttttaattggtagtttttgaaataattaaataactttcaaaccattgctcaaatgaaaaagttcctgaaacaaaagttgtagatctcgaaaaactgaacaaagttggtattcaaaagtttttcatttgacctcgggaaccatacgaaaatcacaacggacatcattttccggtcgaaatcaccgaaatttcggtcgaaatcaccgaaatttcggtcggaattcaccgaaatttcgtttttgaatttgaattctctttccgttcgaaattagcgaaattcggcgaaatttcggccgaaatttcgtttccggcaaacggcgggattcggaaaaaaaacgaaaaggtaaaCCCTGCTACCACCTGCATGATACATTAGTGGACCCAAAAGTTCATCGATGGGGAAAAGGTCACCTTCTTGCCCATTTCTCATGTCTCCATAGCTGAGATGATAAAACCGCATCCGTCCCTCTCAAGAAAAAGGCCCGGAAGAATCCTAGTGGAAAAAAAAATACGACGCCAGGTTTTTCAAACGTGCCAAAAACACCCGGAAACTCCCAAAATCCAGGGAAATATCATGCATTCGTGTCGAGGTCGAGCAGCATACCAAAATCACGTGAAAAGCAGAACCAAGAACATAACAAGATCGCTAGTAGACGCGTAAATTCTCCCAgtgttgacaaaaaaaaaacaattttttgaatttcagaTAATGAAAATAGGAAGAATACGAGATAAATACACCACCATGCTTGATGCTGCTATACCCTCTATACGCATGTACGCTATGCCCGTGAAACCGTAGACGTCTCAGCCTCTCGGGTCTCGGCGCTTTTGCTCAGAGATTCCCTCTTCGGCGCCACCACCcttttctttctcctcctcccctctccctccttcGCTTCCCTACAAAAGCCGCGAGAAGCGGcggagacgaggaggaggaccacCCCACCCTTTTGCGCCAGGGCCCCTCCCGTTCCGCGCATTCGCGTCCCCCACCCGCTCGAGGAGGAGCCATGggcgtggaggaggcggggcgcgcccgcggcggcggcggcaagaagCTGGCGCTGGCGAGCATCGGCTTCGCGGACGTCCGCGTGGGCGCCGCCGGGGGTGCCGGCTACAGGGAAGGCCTGCTCGAGGTGGGGCTGCCCCTGCCCGGGCCCAAGGACGACGGGGGCCTCGCCGTCAGGCTGCCGGACGTTGGCGCCGCCGTCAGGGTGAGTAACTTGCAGATCTCAATGTCCCAGCCTGATGCCCGTTATGCTCCGGATGTGTGACGGTATGAGCGGGAAATGGTAGCTTTGATTGAGCATGTGGTTGATGAGATTGGAACGATTTGGGGGATTGGATTAGGGACAAAGGCGGGAGCTTGGCTTTCTCATCGAAAGCGTGGTGCCTGTTTGCTCTTAGAATAGGATTTGCGAGCGGTTTGAATTTTTGGAATCAGTTTTCTGGCAAAAGCAACAGCTTCTTTTATTATTCGAGATTTTTTTTCTGTTGTATATTCTTGGATTGGTTGAGATGGAAAACGGTTTTTATGGCTGTCTATTTTGCTGTGGTTCTAGCTGTTTGATGTACAGGTTTCAAACTACATGTCTAGTCTAATGTTTAATTTGTTCAAATATTGTGCCCATGCTGTTGGTAGCTTGCTATGGATCTTTTTTTTTCGGACGAACATTGCTATGAATCTTTGTCATAGGATCTTCTGATAAAGATAATATTTAATATAGTCACTTTGTTATCCATTTCGATAGCTGATTAGCTGACGTTTAACAGTTGGTAATTGTAGGGATGTTTAATACTTGTTCGTCATCTAGCAGGCATCACAAATtggtattggtggctccagttATAAAGTGCACTCTTAATCTGGTACCATAGTATGCATGCtagtattttctatttttttccaaTAAAAGGTAAAAAAGAGTGCATTGGGTCCCATCACCCATGTGTCCCGTGTCCCATGTTTGCTGAATTCTTTTTGTACTTATCTTAGGAAGATATTTTTTGTTCAGAAGCAGACGTGGAGCTGATCACTTGAAAGCTATAGATGTATACTGTAGCCTGTTCTGATAACTATGAGATACCCATTGAGCCAAACTTTGCCTTCCATCTACAATTCCTTCGCATTTACATTTTTCTTTGGACATGAAAATTGGAAAGATAGATAAGCTTCAACAGGCTGTCATTTATATAGTTAGCTAATTTATTTGATTAGAGAAAATAGTGACATACCTTCTTATATGCCTTGGAGAATAAATTTGATTGTTTAATTCTTATGGCCATCTTGTGTGAATTGTGATATGTTCCTTTAAAAAATatccttttttttgggggggggggggggtgtcttTACGCATCTACTGCAGGTAGAAAATAGTTGTCTTTTAGTTGTGTTCCTTTGGCATGCTTTTCCCTGTCCACATCCAACTTCCAGGTTGGTCTCAGTATTGTTAAACGACTACGGTACAACCTTCCCAGCTGTTTGTGATGTTACTTCTTCCTAGGAACTTTCATGACAACAGCTAGGGAAATGTAACCCCTTTGAGCTGTTGTGTAGAAATTCCCAGCTTTGGTCAAGGTTACAGACTAAGGATGTTTtcggaagaaaagaaaatgctGCATAGGCCCCCTAATTCTGCAGTCTGGCATAGGTTTTGAGAAAATGCATAGCAGACTAATAATACCTTTGGAAAAGTTACCTGAACATGCAGGTGCTTATCTAGACTAACAAATGCAACAGAAGGCTTAAAGAAGTAGCCATAATGTAAATTAGATTTTCCCCAGTGCCTCCATTGCAATTTTATGTTAAACACTTGTAAGTGGGAACTTTCTGAAAGAGTTTCTTGCTTATGAGCCTATAGTGTATTTTAAGCCTTTCCAAAGTGCTGATGGACTTATGAGTCACTGATCTCAGACTTGTATCTAAATGCAGACTTTTCTGAGGAATAGAGAAGTTGCAGAATTCGTCAGTGGAGCAATGGCCGGTGCAATGACCAAGGCTGTTCTAGCTCCTCTAGAAACTATCAGGTATTTGCCATACTTTAATCTATACATTTATGTATTGACAGTACTAAGTTTGATATCTTGCTAATCGACAAGTCTTAACATATTAGTTTGCTGGGATGAGTAAATTTGACTCTTGGCACACTAGGCATGCCGCTTATTTCTTGCTTGTATTTATTTGGAATGTGCAGGAtttcttgtttgttttgtttctcAGAATATGCACATCAGGGTATTATGAGTGTTTAAAATGTTTCAATCTGCTGGTCATTGTATGGTGACTGTATATATCTTAGGGTGATATAATATCAGTTGTTCTTTTCAAAGTAATTTACTGCACAAAGCCTATTCACTTTTTTTAGGAAACACCATCAACTTAAATGCAATTGTCATTAATTTGGAGAAACATCCAAAGTGCTCTTTTTGCTATCCTAATCAGAGTATATTCAAGTAAGCTGATATTGTTTGGTTGATTTCAGGACAAGAATGGTTGTTGGGGTAGGATCAAAACATATTTTTGGTAGTTTTGTGGAGATCATTGAACAAAATGGCTGGCAAGGACTCTGGGCAGGTAATACTATAAATATGCTCCGGATTATCCCAACTCAAGCAATTGAGCTTGGGACATTTGAGTGTGTCAAAAGGAGTATGGCATCTGCACAAGAGAAATGGAAAGAGGATGGGTGCCCCAAGATACAACTTGGCAATTTGAAAATCGAGCTGCCATTTCACTTATTATCACCGATTGCCATTGGAGGTGCAGCTGCTGGAATAGCTAGCACTTTAGCATGCCATCCTCTTGAGGTTCTTAAGGTACATCAGAGCTGAATCTACATGTTCAATTTTTGTGGATGCTATTCAATATATATTTTGTGGCAGAACTGTCTGGTTTGTAGTTCTACCATCTGTTCAGATCAGTTGCAGCAATGCCTCTGATCTTAATGATTGTTTTGATGTTTATTGCTTACAAACTATTTgtaattatactattttttttctgtCACAGGACCGTATGACTGTCAATTGTGCGGCTTATCCTAGTATTGCCATTGCCTTCAACAAGATCTACCGAACTGATGGCATTGGTGGTCTTTATGCTGGTCTCTGCCCAACATTAGTTGGCATGCTTCCTTATAGTACATGTTACTATTTCATGTACGAGACAATCAAGACTTCTTACTGCCGCGCACAGAAAAAGAAATCTTTAAGCCGTCCTGAGCTACtggttattggggctgtttcAGGTCAGGACTCAGTGCCACCTAAGATCTTACTTTGTTTCATTTTGATAACGAACATACAATTCCTCAAAATTCTTGAACAATATCCAGGAAATGTGATATTCCATTTGCATTAAATTTGGGATTTGAGTAAATTGCTTTTTTTCACTTGCTGTTGAATTTTCTAGGCCTAACTGCAAGCACAATCAGCTTCCCTCTGGAAGTCGCAAGAAAGCGGCTTATGGTGGGAGCCATACAAGGGAAGTGCCCACCCCACATGATTGCGGCATTAGCCGAGGTGGTTCGTGAGGAGGGCTTCAAGGGGCTTTTCCGAGGATGGGCAGCAAGCTCCCTGAAGGTCATGCCAACGTCCGGCGTCACCTGGATGTTTTATGAGGCGTGGAAGGATATCCTTTTGGCTCCACGGCTCCATGTCTAGCAAGAGCACGCAACTCAACAAGGGTATTAGCACTgctgcaaaataaatttgttCTGCTGTGTGGCCGTGTGGGATTTCCaaatcttttctcttttcaaaTTCCACATGTGCCAATGATGGAGGCAAAAGAAGGCCATCTTGTGCGGTTTGGCCGATGATCTGAAGCATTAGTTGTTTGTCCTCTGCTAACCTGGATTGTCTAATTAGTAGCAACTGTTAACAGACAGTCTCTGG carries:
- the LOC120712879 gene encoding probable mitochondrial adenine nucleotide transporter BTL1, with amino-acid sequence MGVEEAGRARGGGGKKLALASIGFADVRVGAAGGAGYREGLLEVGLPLPGPKDDGGLAVRLPDVGAAVRTFLRNREVAEFVSGAMAGAMTKAVLAPLETIRTRMVVGVGSKHIFGSFVEIIEQNGWQGLWAGNTINMLRIIPTQAIELGTFECVKRSMASAQEKWKEDGCPKIQLGNLKIELPFHLLSPIAIGGAAAGIASTLACHPLEVLKDRMTVNCAAYPSIAIAFNKIYRTDGIGGLYAGLCPTLVGMLPYSTCYYFMYETIKTSYCRAQKKKSLSRPELLVIGAVSGLTASTISFPLEVARKRLMVGAIQGKCPPHMIAALAEVVREEGFKGLFRGWAASSLKVMPTSGVTWMFYEAWKDILLAPRLHV